A single region of the Chroococcidiopsis sp. TS-821 genome encodes:
- a CDS encoding relaxase/mobilization nuclease domain-containing protein, which translates to MIGKQFKCASFRKILNYLHNKSGARQIGTNMGSVTLDGLVKEFHESRKLNPRLKRSVYHASLSVIPIETMDDDRWMDIAEDYLQGMGFGDSQYVVYRHHDTAHDHIHMVASRIRIGDGSIVSDSWDYRRSEVLIRQLEQAYDLQSTEPSWDKPNRAHPSGEFSQQKRLGQPSVRQKLYPILNWATAHTDTMPDYIQQVQSAGVEVRVTEQGISYALEGVAFSGNKLGRDYSFVGLQKYRGVSYVPDRDDEAIAQLIGTKHGSSQTAAFEVEANEKAIAQFDSHENKTLIVQLDRNCQQQNRAKQVQLEL; encoded by the coding sequence ATGATTGGAAAACAGTTTAAGTGTGCGTCGTTTCGCAAAATACTCAATTACTTACACAACAAGTCAGGTGCAAGACAAATTGGCACAAATATGGGGAGTGTAACACTCGATGGGCTTGTCAAGGAATTTCACGAGTCTCGCAAGCTCAATCCTCGACTTAAGCGGTCGGTCTATCATGCTTCTTTAAGCGTTATTCCCATCGAAACAATGGATGACGATCGGTGGATGGATATTGCTGAAGACTACTTGCAAGGGATGGGGTTTGGAGATTCTCAGTACGTAGTTTACCGACACCACGACACCGCTCACGACCACATTCACATGGTGGCAAGTCGGATTCGGATTGGGGATGGGTCTATCGTGAGCGATTCTTGGGACTATCGCCGGAGTGAAGTTTTGATTCGTCAACTAGAACAGGCTTATGACTTACAATCGACAGAACCAAGTTGGGACAAACCAAACCGCGCTCACCCCTCTGGAGAATTTAGCCAGCAGAAGCGTTTGGGGCAGCCTAGTGTTCGTCAAAAGCTTTATCCAATTTTGAATTGGGCAACGGCACACACCGACACGATGCCAGACTACATTCAGCAGGTACAGTCAGCTGGAGTAGAAGTCAGAGTCACCGAACAAGGCATTTCTTATGCCCTTGAAGGAGTTGCGTTTAGTGGTAACAAACTAGGTAGGGATTATTCATTTGTTGGCTTGCAAAAGTATCGAGGAGTGAGTTACGTACCCGATCGAGACGATGAGGCGATCGCGCAACTGATTGGCACGAAGCATGGCTCGTCTCAAACTGCGGCTTTTGAAGTTGAAGCCAATGAAAAGGCGATCGCCCAATTTGACTCGCATGAGAATAAAACCCTTATCGTGCAACTCGATCGCAACTGTCAGCAACAAAACCGAGCAAAGCAGGTGCAATTAGAACTTTGA
- a CDS encoding ParM/StbA family protein, with protein sequence MADLTLSFDPGASLTKVIYELGNEETIRLLLMEPEMIQLPQSSIESYLVNRQGVGQARPENEAWVQCAGESECQVVGFLARQFLASPRLNRLKYESTLHKVLAAVGAIAQSSGLPNRFSLALVTPLPYGEYRNHPQLKAHLQKALKDFRFRGQRFKVKLESFNCLPEGAGLALIQCQQNGVEWFQRQAIAVLMFGHRNTTALIFERGKMTAGHTTNLGFHQLVQQAIERTSGQELVSLTAAIYEAGTELTPNNPVLQSLVKSHNPDNQVVELKQLIGAIATARVEYWRRLQEWLDAVLPRTITQVVLSGGAAMYLYQELEDYFPSTPTYWGMDLQHQIEQILGLDYRSCQSGKESLSFRLVDGFGLFLKFRATQSAV encoded by the coding sequence ATGGCGGATCTTACTCTCAGTTTCGATCCAGGGGCATCCCTGACCAAGGTAATTTATGAATTAGGCAATGAAGAAACTATTCGGCTCCTCTTAATGGAACCAGAGATGATTCAACTGCCTCAAAGTTCAATTGAGTCGTATTTAGTCAATCGGCAGGGGGTTGGGCAGGCTCGACCTGAAAATGAAGCCTGGGTGCAATGCGCGGGTGAATCAGAATGTCAAGTGGTGGGTTTTCTAGCTCGACAATTCCTAGCCTCCCCTCGCCTCAACCGACTCAAGTACGAATCTACCCTTCATAAAGTGCTGGCGGCGGTTGGGGCAATCGCTCAGTCTAGCGGACTTCCTAATCGCTTTTCTCTGGCGCTTGTAACTCCTTTACCGTATGGGGAGTATCGCAATCACCCGCAGCTGAAAGCTCATCTCCAAAAAGCTCTCAAAGACTTTCGGTTTCGAGGACAGCGGTTCAAAGTCAAGCTAGAAAGCTTTAATTGTCTACCAGAGGGGGCAGGGTTGGCACTAATCCAATGCCAGCAAAATGGAGTTGAGTGGTTTCAACGTCAGGCGATCGCGGTGTTAATGTTTGGACACCGCAACACCACTGCCCTGATCTTTGAACGAGGCAAAATGACCGCCGGACACACCACCAACTTGGGATTCCATCAATTGGTGCAACAGGCGATCGAGCGGACTTCTGGGCAAGAGTTAGTCTCTTTGACCGCTGCCATCTATGAGGCAGGAACTGAGTTAACTCCCAACAATCCCGTTCTGCAATCTTTAGTCAAGAGCCATAATCCAGATAACCAGGTAGTAGAACTGAAACAACTCATTGGGGCGATCGCTACGGCAAGAGTGGAATACTGGCGCAGGCTTCAAGAATGGCTGGATGCGGTGCTGCCTAGAACAATCACTCAAGTGGTGCTTTCAGGTGGTGCAGCAATGTATCTTTACCAAGAACTAGAAGACTACTTTCCCAGTACGCCAACTTACTGGGGTATGGACTTACAGCATCAAATTGAGCAAATCTTAGGCTTAGACTATCGTTCCTGTCAGTCAGGCAAGGAATCGCTGTCGTTTCGGTTAGTCGATGGGTTCGGTTTATTTTTAAAATTTAGAGCAACTCAGTCAGCTGTATGA
- a CDS encoding mobilization protein MobD-like protein, whose amino-acid sequence MPTIHFVDGEKGGVGKSLFCRVMVQYCLDKGYPFTLVEADRSNPDVGEFYPENVEDKNGKKIVHYKQAIFSESERKLYEADKIFELALAKPVIVNLPAQVFTTVNDWMERNTLLDVSSQHGIDICKWFVCTGGFDSVKLFVESVNHFEGKIRHILIRNLGLQDDWSHVYERKELKDLMSKYSIKAIDLPKFSYRERDYIDEYRISFAQARGLNELGVLGLQRIHKFLKEAYTNIDQTEVWSKPVKSTRSASKSSKSNALAAATAETPATDAQAVVSGK is encoded by the coding sequence ATGCCAACGATTCACTTTGTTGACGGCGAAAAGGGAGGAGTCGGTAAATCCCTATTTTGCCGAGTTATGGTGCAATACTGCCTTGATAAAGGATATCCGTTTACCCTAGTCGAAGCCGATCGCAGTAACCCTGATGTGGGAGAGTTTTATCCAGAAAATGTTGAAGATAAAAATGGCAAAAAGATTGTCCATTATAAACAAGCTATTTTCAGCGAATCGGAGCGCAAGCTTTATGAGGCAGACAAGATTTTTGAACTAGCGTTAGCCAAACCTGTAATTGTCAATTTGCCTGCTCAAGTCTTCACAACTGTTAATGATTGGATGGAACGCAACACGTTGTTAGATGTTAGTTCCCAGCATGGAATTGACATTTGCAAATGGTTCGTTTGCACGGGTGGTTTTGACAGTGTCAAACTGTTTGTGGAATCGGTCAATCATTTTGAAGGAAAAATTCGGCATATCCTGATTCGTAATTTGGGACTGCAAGACGATTGGTCGCACGTTTACGAGCGTAAAGAACTCAAAGATCTGATGAGCAAATACAGTATCAAAGCGATCGATTTACCTAAATTCAGCTACCGAGAGCGAGACTATATCGATGAATATCGGATCTCATTTGCCCAAGCGAGGGGACTCAATGAGTTGGGAGTTTTAGGGTTACAGCGCATCCATAAGTTTCTCAAAGAGGCGTATACAAACATCGACCAAACTGAAGTGTGGAGTAAGCCAGTGAAATCTACTCGGTCTGCTTCTAAGTCATCTAAATCAAACGCTTTGGCTGCTGCAACTGCTGAAACTCCAGCTACTGATGCCCAAGCCGTTGTGAGTGGTAAGTAA
- a CDS encoding DUF6753 family protein, with protein sequence MATKPQVDDENEFTDNELDDEDLSELLDESDTNAAIEPLTAEVPKKASEKVISNGMTREAVNQRKKKRLLYEQRRKQLDRTILALALRGKDESFKAKVYEIVIQTGLDPEDPAFLLLVATGRLELLLEESPKELEALFDQWAQGIHAQLQNYREGLEHYERAALKAQEKAIAQSVQALLQKAAIDKFLHSINAISIAAGAVVLLVAGGLGSVLGVGWTTWQQAQVEYAPGKPRQLTLEEVTALKWATSSEGQFARNLMSWNQTLLAQQGFSRSRLCEQDAKQLGVTLELEGRKAKSGFCTLWIVPPNQRKF encoded by the coding sequence ATGGCAACCAAGCCGCAAGTTGATGACGAAAACGAATTTACAGACAATGAGCTGGACGACGAAGACTTGTCCGAGTTGTTGGACGAGTCAGATACAAACGCTGCAATTGAGCCACTCACGGCTGAAGTACCTAAGAAGGCTTCAGAGAAAGTTATCTCTAATGGGATGACCCGTGAAGCAGTTAACCAACGCAAAAAGAAGCGATTGCTCTACGAACAACGGCGCAAGCAGCTCGACCGCACGATCCTGGCTTTAGCCCTGCGGGGAAAAGATGAGTCGTTCAAAGCCAAGGTCTACGAAATCGTCATCCAAACGGGACTCGATCCCGAAGATCCAGCTTTTCTGCTGCTGGTCGCTACGGGGCGATTAGAGCTGCTGCTGGAGGAATCTCCCAAAGAGCTAGAAGCGTTGTTCGACCAATGGGCTCAAGGCATTCACGCGCAACTGCAAAACTACCGAGAAGGACTGGAGCACTACGAACGAGCAGCTCTCAAAGCTCAAGAGAAGGCGATCGCCCAATCGGTGCAGGCGCTGCTCCAAAAGGCTGCTATTGACAAATTTCTACACTCGATCAATGCCATTTCCATTGCGGCTGGAGCTGTAGTACTCCTGGTAGCAGGGGGACTGGGTTCGGTGTTGGGAGTGGGGTGGACAACCTGGCAACAAGCACAGGTGGAGTATGCCCCTGGCAAACCTCGCCAGCTCACCCTAGAGGAAGTCACCGCTTTGAAGTGGGCAACCAGTTCTGAAGGGCAATTTGCCCGCAACCTGATGAGTTGGAACCAAACTCTGCTTGCCCAACAGGGATTCAGCCGCAGCCGACTGTGCGAACAAGATGCTAAACAACTCGGCGTCACACTGGAGTTGGAAGGAAGAAAAGCCAAGAGTGGGTTTTGTACCCTCTGGATTGTGCCGCCCAACCAACGCAAGTTTTGA
- a CDS encoding DUF3800 domain-containing protein, protein MKRIIQEIYCDEAGFTGNNLMDKQQPYFAYASVAINEDEAKECVDKVTKDCQLEGNELKGKNLLRHDRGRKAIEHILSRLNNRIKVAVFHKKFNLACKFFEYIFEPVLAKKSSLFYRIKFHRFISNILYVHFEGQDKYAEEIFKDFQKLIPELDSEENCYLFDSSSTPEISPILDTIKTFCLYNKNKINREIDSLRSTGTDKWVLELSTTALYSLLIEWGQEFYQLKVFCDASKPLQSDQSLFNNMIGNEDKNFIDFFQRGEQPITFNLSQDIQFIESKTSPGIQIADIAAAACAFSFKEGLTEKTKNLIDYIPSILGGNSVIPELEYIDVNKVDAQVNCLVLMELVERSVNQQSLLDRIEDFLHYATNYAYLNSIKPRITISDSWHIEQD, encoded by the coding sequence ATGAAGCGAATTATCCAAGAAATTTATTGTGATGAAGCAGGCTTTACTGGTAATAACCTTATGGATAAACAGCAGCCTTATTTTGCTTATGCCAGTGTAGCCATTAATGAAGATGAAGCTAAAGAATGTGTAGATAAAGTCACTAAAGATTGCCAGTTAGAAGGAAATGAATTAAAAGGAAAGAACCTTTTAAGGCACGACCGTGGAAGAAAAGCTATAGAACATATTTTGAGTCGTTTAAACAATCGCATTAAAGTAGCTGTTTTTCATAAAAAGTTTAATCTTGCCTGTAAGTTTTTTGAATATATCTTTGAGCCAGTATTAGCAAAAAAAAGTAGTTTATTCTACCGAATTAAATTTCACAGATTTATCAGCAATATTTTGTACGTTCATTTTGAGGGTCAGGATAAGTATGCAGAAGAAATTTTTAAAGATTTTCAAAAGCTTATCCCAGAATTAGATTCCGAAGAGAATTGTTATCTTTTTGATTCCTCTAGTACTCCTGAAATTTCTCCTATTCTTGATACCATAAAGACTTTCTGTCTTTACAATAAAAATAAGATCAATCGAGAAATAGATAGTTTAAGATCCACAGGCACAGATAAATGGGTTTTAGAGCTTTCCACCACGGCTCTGTATTCTCTTCTTATTGAATGGGGACAAGAGTTTTATCAACTTAAAGTATTTTGTGATGCTAGTAAGCCTTTGCAATCTGATCAATCGCTATTTAATAATATGATTGGAAATGAAGATAAAAATTTTATAGACTTCTTTCAACGCGGAGAACAACCAATTACTTTTAATCTATCGCAAGATATTCAATTCATTGAATCTAAAACATCTCCTGGTATACAAATAGCAGATATTGCAGCAGCCGCCTGTGCTTTTTCCTTTAAAGAAGGTCTTACTGAAAAAACCAAAAACTTGATTGATTATATACCTAGTATTTTAGGAGGCAACTCAGTTATACCAGAGCTTGAATATATAGATGTTAATAAAGTTGATGCACAGGTAAACTGCCTTGTTTTAATGGAATTAGTGGAACGAAGCGTTAATCAACAATCTTTATTAGATAGAATAGAGGATTTTTTACACTACGCAACTAATTATGCATACTTAAATTCAATAAAACCCCGTATCACTATCAGTGATTCTTGGCATATTGAACAAGATTAA
- a CDS encoding ThiF family adenylyltransferase, with protein MSLNYDIVEAVPVTLVYERVHFWIVGCGGTGSFLVGLVVRIALDLIRSGKPTKITLVDPDRVEAKNTIRQCFCEAEIGRNKAQTLALRYSLAHGIEIEAVPLAFHPQWITYQSYWGDRPNTLTVLIGCVDRASGRRSLHQALDCNHYRSQKSVWWIDAGNGDRHGQVLVGSSLSVEPNDYRFTNLGCLSLPSPGIQAPEMLVDKPEELQENRLSCAELARLARQSLVVNAQAATVAAALALDLVNGELTRFAAYFDLRSGTKYRYITPKAVNDAIASSVQTNSMPSG; from the coding sequence ATGTCCCTCAACTATGACATCGTAGAGGCTGTTCCAGTCACGCTAGTCTACGAGCGCGTTCACTTTTGGATTGTTGGGTGTGGAGGAACGGGGTCGTTCCTGGTTGGGCTGGTTGTCAGGATTGCACTAGACCTAATTCGCTCTGGCAAGCCGACTAAGATTACGCTGGTAGACCCAGATCGAGTTGAAGCTAAAAACACGATTCGACAGTGCTTTTGCGAAGCAGAGATCGGGCGCAATAAGGCTCAAACGTTAGCGCTCCGCTACTCTCTAGCTCACGGTATTGAAATTGAGGCAGTACCATTAGCGTTTCACCCTCAGTGGATTACTTACCAATCTTATTGGGGCGATCGCCCTAACACGCTAACAGTTTTGATCGGTTGCGTGGACAGGGCATCTGGGCGGCGATCGCTCCATCAGGCTCTCGATTGCAACCACTATCGTAGCCAAAAAAGCGTGTGGTGGATTGACGCTGGCAATGGCGATCGTCACGGACAAGTGTTGGTTGGCTCTAGTCTTTCAGTCGAGCCAAACGACTATCGCTTTACAAACTTGGGCTGCTTGAGCTTACCTAGCCCAGGCATACAAGCCCCCGAAATGCTGGTAGACAAGCCGGAAGAACTCCAGGAAAATCGATTGTCCTGTGCCGAACTAGCACGACTCGCTCGGCAAAGCTTGGTAGTTAATGCTCAAGCAGCAACAGTTGCAGCCGCTCTGGCGCTAGATTTGGTAAACGGCGAGCTGACCCGTTTTGCTGCGTACTTCGACCTGCGTAGTGGCACAAAATACCGATACATCACACCCAAAGCAGTAAATGATGCGATCGCCTCCTCAGTTCAGACTAACTCGATGCCATCTGGCTGA
- a CDS encoding Mov34/MPN/PAD-1 family protein, whose amino-acid sequence MPINYHQPLKGLVSLEPYLKVEPLVPIELLLHVWVVACQAIDPATDRLLEALFHLVWVQGHWQLVTPEQKQDATSCQPIDTSANSSTCNAAIEIHSHGTMEAFFSPTDDRDESSGFRLYGVMGKVRSPRPQMLVRVGLFGHCWHVPLARVFDLKGGCFFEDLGLQDSRYYYNKWENSNVPQL is encoded by the coding sequence ATGCCGATCAACTACCACCAGCCTCTGAAAGGGCTAGTCTCGCTTGAGCCTTACTTGAAAGTAGAACCGCTAGTGCCAATCGAGTTGCTGTTGCACGTTTGGGTAGTGGCATGTCAGGCGATAGACCCAGCAACCGATCGCCTGCTAGAGGCTTTGTTTCATTTGGTGTGGGTTCAGGGGCATTGGCAACTCGTTACTCCCGAACAAAAGCAGGATGCGACGAGCTGTCAGCCAATCGATACGAGCGCTAACTCATCTACTTGCAATGCAGCAATTGAGATTCACTCGCATGGAACGATGGAAGCGTTTTTCTCTCCTACCGACGATCGGGACGAGTCATCGGGGTTTCGGCTCTATGGCGTGATGGGCAAGGTTCGTAGCCCAAGACCTCAAATGCTCGTGCGTGTGGGATTGTTTGGGCATTGCTGGCATGTACCACTTGCTCGGGTGTTTGACTTGAAAGGGGGGTGTTTCTTTGAGGATCTTGGTTTGCAAGATAGCCGCTACTACTACAATAAATGGGAGAACAGCAATGTCCCTCAACTATGA
- a CDS encoding type II toxin-antitoxin system Phd/YefM family antitoxin, whose product MFSYEITSPTDARNSFFQLLDSVVENHQVFIIKRREGENVALIAESDLTSLVETVYLLRNPANGRRLLDAIAESKLGKIQPQTIEELRQELGIGSEEKEA is encoded by the coding sequence ATGTTCTCCTACGAAATTACTTCTCCAACGGATGCCAGGAATAGCTTCTTTCAGTTATTAGACTCTGTAGTTGAAAACCATCAAGTTTTCATCATCAAACGGCGCGAAGGAGAAAATGTGGCGCTGATTGCCGAATCAGACTTAACTAGCCTGGTTGAAACAGTGTATCTGTTGCGAAACCCTGCCAATGGTCGTCGCCTGCTCGATGCGATCGCCGAATCAAAATTGGGCAAAATTCAGCCTCAGACAATAGAAGAACTACGGCAGGAGTTGGGAATTGGCAGCGAAGAGAAAGAAGCATGA
- a CDS encoding Txe/YoeB family addiction module toxin — protein MAAKRKKHESEETPLPIQRSPGFSSQFKEDLAWWFKTDYKKASKILDLVTAVMADPFQGIGKPEPLKYLDADVWSRRIDLEHRLIYLVGSTQIDFLACRFHYKD, from the coding sequence TTGGCAGCGAAGAGAAAGAAGCATGAATCAGAGGAAACTCCGCTACCGATTCAGCGCAGTCCTGGATTCAGCTCGCAATTTAAGGAAGACTTGGCTTGGTGGTTCAAGACTGACTATAAAAAAGCATCCAAAATTTTAGATCTGGTTACGGCTGTGATGGCAGACCCGTTTCAAGGAATTGGTAAACCAGAACCATTAAAATACTTGGATGCAGATGTTTGGTCGCGCCGAATTGACTTAGAACATCGGCTGATCTATCTAGTCGGCAGTACTCAAATTGATTTTCTCGCTTGCAGATTTCACTACAAAGATTGA
- a CDS encoding siphovirus Gp157 family protein, translating to MSQSLKGLSLLAAKIWRQLSRAETLEEEVEILTHLWQVQDDREAAIDAQAELADQIDAEIAAVKARMEHLVSIHTKELARLVRWRENLDTTILRLNESGLVSSEAAGQSRRIRIKLNPPACEILNINEVPPDYITVKVVEERKPDKTKIKAAWSKGTPVPGTRVERKRRVVYEIAPTSLEQIKGEVQSVAKHSRR from the coding sequence ATGTCTCAGTCTCTCAAAGGGCTAAGTTTACTAGCTGCAAAAATTTGGAGACAGCTTTCTAGGGCTGAAACCCTGGAAGAAGAAGTTGAAATTTTAACTCACCTGTGGCAAGTTCAAGACGATCGAGAAGCTGCCATTGATGCTCAGGCAGAGTTAGCCGATCAAATTGACGCTGAGATTGCAGCTGTGAAAGCTAGGATGGAGCATTTAGTCAGTATTCACACCAAAGAGCTTGCTCGGCTCGTCCGTTGGCGAGAAAACCTGGATACTACCATCCTGCGTCTGAATGAATCAGGGCTAGTTAGCAGTGAGGCAGCAGGACAGTCTCGGCGAATCCGAATAAAACTCAATCCACCTGCGTGTGAAATCCTCAACATCAATGAAGTACCTCCAGATTACATCACCGTGAAGGTAGTGGAAGAGCGCAAACCAGATAAAACCAAAATTAAAGCAGCTTGGAGTAAAGGTACTCCAGTACCAGGGACTCGCGTGGAACGCAAGCGCAGGGTCGTCTACGAGATTGCCCCGACCAGCCTAGAGCAGATCAAAGGTGAGGTTCAATCCGTAGCTAAACATTCTCGGCGTTAG
- a CDS encoding transposase — protein MPVGKTPSCSNVSWGNFLTILKYKGDIYSCEIRYVNRFFPCSKRCFNCGYIKEDLTLATRE, from the coding sequence ATTCCTGTCGGGAAGACCCCAAGTTGCAGTAATGTATCCTGGGGAAACTTCCTCACAATATTGAAATATAAAGGGGATATCTACAGTTGTGAAATACGCTATGTAAATAGATTTTTCCCCTGTTCCAAAAGATGTTTTAACTGTGGCTACATCAAGGAGGATCTAACTCTTGCTACTCGTGAATAG
- a CDS encoding helix-turn-helix transcriptional regulator, which translates to MENRQYRLIELIESMLSSGWNQTSLSRAIGVSQPTIGRWLAGKNLPEPNSNNFKGLARATGGTAESLLLYLDSEVSLDEYLSSGTKYSRTPEQIKADILRLDPTEIAAVIAFSAEVLAKKFQYPNTDAVSQNLHSTDNKVPA; encoded by the coding sequence GTGGAAAACCGCCAATACCGACTGATAGAGTTAATTGAGTCAATGTTGAGTTCCGGCTGGAACCAAACCAGCTTGAGTAGAGCGATTGGTGTGTCTCAGCCGACGATTGGGCGTTGGCTTGCTGGTAAAAATCTTCCAGAGCCAAACTCAAACAACTTCAAAGGACTGGCACGAGCAACTGGCGGCACGGCTGAATCGCTCTTACTCTACCTAGACAGCGAGGTTTCTCTCGACGAATACCTATCTAGTGGCACAAAATACAGCCGCACGCCCGAACAAATCAAAGCTGATATTCTTAGACTAGACCCAACAGAAATTGCTGCGGTAATAGCTTTCTCAGCCGAAGTCTTAGCTAAAAAGTTTCAATATCCCAACACTGATGCCGTAAGCCAGAACTTACATTCAACTGACAATAAGGTTCCAGCGTGA
- a CDS encoding ParB N-terminal domain-containing protein, with protein MREPKQELESIFHKLVPLDQLKPHPRNTSIYGDDEDVSDLVDLISCSGWIKPLVVTPSSIIISGHRRWKAAIKLGLETVPCVEREFPDELAELQALLLENASRQKTNEQKVREGKAWESIESELAKARKLATQNNNTARAEWKNFSTLVNDFGRVRDRIAQRVGLGSGVTYSKAAKVVELIDQSIDLDDCKQAAALRLILNEQSINAAYRVIRESVEKRQYVIDKIASGEVSVKCGIALLKSDRQLPSPSVAASTEADEQELSSSSGNRGKAASDRADNDNPYKSCWNCHWRGKSIDNQTIYCYQHGTLNMVEKDGFQRALECEYWQEHTISHHKADFGKGDKPFVKYTVYLAAQLAEAVQQRAYSTNNLTIEKYIHSLILADLEKADSNANHDGAVIASGLANDSITTEQLVPQQGDAASELNRSETSSPILSPDRIAPLTTLHFSREQN; from the coding sequence GTGAGAGAACCAAAGCAGGAGTTAGAGTCAATATTTCATAAATTGGTTCCCCTGGATCAATTAAAGCCACACCCCCGCAACACTAGCATTTACGGCGATGATGAAGACGTTTCTGATTTGGTTGATTTGATATCTTGCAGTGGATGGATTAAACCTTTAGTTGTTACTCCTTCAAGTATTATCATCAGCGGTCATCGGCGTTGGAAAGCTGCAATAAAACTCGGCCTTGAAACTGTCCCCTGTGTAGAGAGAGAATTTCCGGACGAGTTGGCAGAACTACAAGCACTACTATTAGAGAATGCTAGCCGCCAGAAGACCAATGAGCAGAAAGTAAGAGAAGGCAAGGCTTGGGAAAGTATCGAGTCAGAGTTAGCTAAAGCGCGAAAATTAGCTACCCAAAACAACAATACGGCTAGAGCAGAGTGGAAAAATTTTTCCACTCTGGTAAATGACTTTGGCAGGGTTCGCGATCGCATTGCACAACGGGTAGGACTTGGATCGGGGGTGACTTACTCTAAAGCTGCCAAGGTAGTGGAGCTGATCGATCAATCAATAGATTTGGACGATTGCAAGCAGGCGGCAGCACTCCGTTTGATCCTCAACGAGCAGAGCATAAATGCTGCTTATAGAGTCATACGAGAATCAGTTGAGAAACGCCAATACGTCATAGATAAAATTGCTTCAGGGGAAGTGTCGGTCAAATGCGGGATTGCATTGCTTAAGTCCGATCGGCAACTTCCTAGTCCGAGTGTAGCAGCATCTACAGAAGCGGACGAGCAGGAGTTGTCTTCTTCGAGCGGTAATCGGGGCAAAGCAGCAAGCGATCGCGCAGACAATGACAACCCCTACAAGAGCTGCTGGAACTGTCATTGGAGGGGAAAATCTATTGATAACCAAACCATCTATTGCTACCAGCACGGCACTCTCAACATGGTAGAAAAAGATGGATTTCAACGAGCGCTTGAATGCGAATACTGGCAAGAGCATACCATCTCCCACCATAAAGCAGATTTTGGAAAAGGCGATAAACCGTTTGTTAAATATACCGTCTATCTTGCAGCCCAATTGGCAGAAGCTGTGCAACAAAGAGCTTATTCTACCAATAATTTAACTATTGAGAAGTATATTCACTCACTCATCCTAGCTGATCTAGAGAAGGCTGACTCCAACGCTAATCATGACGGAGCCGTAATAGCTTCTGGGCTAGCAAATGATTCTATAACAACCGAGCAACTCGTCCCCCAACAAGGTGACGCGGCTTCTGAATTGAATAGGAGCGAAACAAGCTCACCAATCTTATCCCCAGATCGAATAGCTCCGTTGACGACTTTGCATTTCTCAAGAGAGCAAAACTGA